The Borreliella mayonii genome has a segment encoding these proteins:
- a CDS encoding D-alanine--D-alanine ligase — translation MKKNLMLIFGGVSFEHEISCKSAYCIYLALLNLNKYNIYPVYIDRCTGVWYLLDSVSNPPKPINIDALPIVSLLPGLGIFSNNKNLEIDVVFPVVHGRTGEDGAIQGVLKVMDIPCVGAGIIGSAISSNKYFCKLLLKSFDIPLVPFIGFRQHDYFLDKEEVKRNVKEILGYPVIVKPAVLGSSIGINVAYSENQIESFIKEALKYDLTIVIEKFIEAREIECSIIGNEKMKIFSPGEVVVQDFIFYDYDAKYSVIPGNSIIFNIPAHLETNQLLSIKEYAFLAYKNLELRGMARVDFFVEKKSGTIYLNEINTIPGFTDISMFAKMCSNDGLKFKDLVDNLIDYAFQSYINRKKRINFDE, via the coding sequence GTGAAAAAAAATCTTATGTTAATATTTGGTGGCGTTTCTTTTGAGCATGAAATTTCTTGCAAATCTGCTTATTGTATTTATTTAGCCCTTTTAAATCTAAATAAATACAATATTTATCCTGTTTATATTGATAGGTGCACAGGTGTTTGGTATTTATTAGATTCTGTTTCTAATCCTCCAAAACCCATTAATATAGATGCTTTGCCTATTGTTAGTTTGTTGCCAGGTCTTGGAATTTTTTCAAATAACAAAAATCTTGAGATTGATGTTGTTTTCCCCGTTGTTCATGGAAGAACTGGTGAGGATGGTGCTATTCAGGGTGTTTTAAAAGTTATGGACATTCCTTGTGTTGGTGCTGGTATTATAGGGAGCGCTATTTCTAGTAATAAGTATTTTTGCAAACTTTTGCTTAAAAGTTTTGATATCCCCTTAGTGCCTTTTATTGGATTTAGACAACATGATTATTTTTTAGATAAAGAGGAAGTAAAAAGAAATGTAAAGGAGATTTTGGGCTATCCTGTTATTGTTAAGCCTGCAGTATTAGGTTCTTCAATTGGAATAAATGTGGCTTACAGTGAAAATCAGATTGAATCTTTTATTAAGGAAGCTTTAAAGTATGACCTTACCATTGTAATAGAGAAGTTTATTGAGGCTAGAGAGATCGAATGTTCTATTATTGGGAATGAAAAGATGAAAATATTTTCTCCTGGGGAAGTTGTTGTGCAAGATTTTATATTTTATGATTATGATGCTAAATATTCTGTTATTCCTGGAAATTCTATTATTTTTAATATTCCTGCACATCTTGAGACAAATCAGCTGTTAAGTATTAAAGAATATGCCTTTCTTGCTTATAAGAATTTAGAACTCAGAGGTATGGCAAGAGTTGATTTTTTTGTTGAAAAAAAATCAGGAACAATTTATCTTAATGAGATAAATACTATTCCGGGATTTACTGATATATCTATGTTTGCTAAAATGTGCAGCAATGATGGCCTTAAGTTTAAAGACTTGGTAGATAATTTAATCGATTATGCTTTTCAAAGTTACATTAATAGAAAAAAAAGGATTAATTTTGATGAGTAA
- a CDS encoding UDP-N-acetylmuramoyl-L-alanyl-D-glutamate--2,6-diaminopimelate ligase, giving the protein MNKKLNDVLLKLDQDLIKCVKGSLDLEISGVTYSSKLVLPGFVFFALPGIHFDGHDFIEIAIQKGSNVIVCSQDVDFYSPNVTYIKVDNFNIRKFMSNFSNIFYDEPSKKLKVIGVTGTDGKSSVCYYIYLLLKKKGIKVGFISTVFFDDGSGSLIKNPYRQSTPESTEIHLFLSNMVKNKAQYAILESTSHGLDPETARLIDVNYFAAVFTNIGHEHLEFHGTIQNYLNVKLGLFRAVSDDAGFGVINLDDLYSSDFKNAVKKSFTYSLKSSKADFFVSFIDEKTDSTRFEFYHKGVKYFANVNLLGSFNVENVMAALILVSQILNSDIQGIVDKLICIKSLDGRMDSINLGQNFSVIIDYAHTPGAFSKLFPIFKRFTTNRLISVFGSAGERDIEKRFLQGQISDIYSDLIVLCDEDPRGENSMCIIKDIAKGIVNKVVNQDLFFIPDRRQAIEKAISLAKAGDLVVALGKGHESSIIYKNREVFWNEQEVVKNAILSLKKLEKEK; this is encoded by the coding sequence ATGAATAAAAAACTTAATGACGTTTTATTAAAATTAGATCAAGATTTAATAAAATGCGTAAAAGGTTCTCTTGATTTAGAAATATCGGGAGTTACTTATAGTTCTAAGTTAGTTTTGCCCGGGTTTGTGTTTTTCGCTCTTCCAGGAATTCATTTTGATGGGCATGATTTTATTGAAATCGCAATTCAAAAGGGCAGTAATGTTATTGTGTGTTCACAAGATGTGGATTTTTACAGTCCTAATGTTACTTATATTAAGGTAGATAACTTTAACATAAGAAAATTTATGTCTAATTTTTCAAATATTTTTTATGATGAGCCTTCAAAAAAATTAAAAGTTATTGGAGTCACTGGTACTGACGGTAAAAGTTCTGTTTGTTATTATATATATTTGCTTTTAAAAAAAAAAGGCATTAAAGTAGGTTTTATATCGACGGTATTTTTTGATGATGGGAGCGGGAGCTTAATTAAAAATCCTTACAGACAATCAACTCCTGAGTCTACAGAAATACATTTATTTTTAAGCAACATGGTTAAAAATAAAGCTCAATATGCAATTCTTGAATCTACTTCCCATGGACTTGACCCTGAAACAGCAAGGCTTATTGATGTTAATTATTTTGCAGCTGTTTTTACCAATATTGGACATGAGCATCTTGAATTTCATGGTACAATTCAAAATTATTTAAATGTTAAGCTAGGTCTTTTCCGGGCTGTTAGTGATGATGCTGGTTTTGGCGTTATTAATCTTGATGATCTTTATTCTTCTGATTTTAAGAATGCTGTTAAAAAATCTTTTACTTATAGCTTAAAAAGCAGTAAAGCAGATTTTTTTGTCAGTTTTATTGATGAGAAAACCGATTCTACCAGGTTTGAATTTTATCATAAGGGGGTTAAATATTTTGCTAATGTTAACCTGCTAGGGAGTTTTAATGTTGAGAATGTAATGGCTGCTCTTATTTTAGTTTCTCAAATTTTAAATAGCGATATTCAAGGCATTGTTGACAAGCTTATTTGCATTAAAAGTCTTGATGGGCGTATGGATAGTATTAATTTAGGACAAAATTTTTCTGTAATAATTGATTATGCCCATACTCCCGGTGCTTTTTCTAAGCTTTTTCCTATTTTTAAAAGATTTACTACCAATAGATTGATTTCTGTTTTTGGTTCTGCGGGAGAAAGAGATATTGAAAAAAGATTTTTGCAAGGGCAAATTTCAGATATTTATTCTGATTTAATAGTACTTTGCGATGAAGATCCAAGAGGCGAGAATAGCATGTGTATAATTAAAGACATTGCAAAAGGAATTGTGAATAAAGTTGTAAATCAAGATTTATTTTTTATTCCTGATAGAAGACAGGCTATTGAAAAAGCAATAAGTCTTGCAAAGGCAGGAGATTTGGTTGTGGCTTTGGGTAAAGGACATGAAAGTTCAATAATTTATAAAAATAGAGAAGTTTTTTGGAATGAGCAAGAGGTAGTTAAAAATGCTATTTTAAGTTTAAAAAAATTAGAAAAGGAGAAGTGA
- a CDS encoding hemolysin family protein, producing the protein MLELITILLFIILSAIFSASETAYTSLSIIQIQDIRKKGKSGISVYNLVQSPSKLITTILIGNNISNIAASTLTAKFVLEKYGNNSLAISTGLITIIVLIFAEILPKQIAILNNEIIALSTSFFLTPLIFILTPLIYIINKIIKKILNLFKVKTSYQMTKESIKNMLSLAGSLGILKNDSRIFMQKMLDIDQVRASEIMTHRTEVFSLSSSSKLKDVIKLIKEEGYSRIPIYKRQSREQIIGILIAKDLIEVNKKDMNKNVSQFIKPAVFVQQNKRIKDILDIMRKKQKIMAIVIDEYGGFSGILTIEDIVEKILGAISDEYDIKEEKPLITQINENTYSILGETTFDEIEETIGISIKHKEYTNTIGGYLIDLLDKIPTKNETVKTNDGEYFIKEIQNNKIETITFIKSKK; encoded by the coding sequence ATGTTAGAATTAATCACAATACTACTATTTATAATATTATCTGCTATTTTCTCAGCATCTGAAACAGCTTACACTTCATTAAGCATAATTCAGATACAAGACATAAGAAAAAAAGGAAAATCGGGGATATCGGTGTACAATTTAGTTCAATCTCCTTCAAAATTAATTACTACCATTCTTATCGGCAACAATATATCAAATATTGCAGCAAGTACACTTACAGCAAAATTTGTACTTGAAAAGTATGGAAACAACTCACTTGCAATATCAACAGGCCTAATAACAATAATCGTTCTAATTTTTGCAGAAATACTTCCAAAACAAATTGCAATCCTAAATAATGAAATCATTGCTCTATCTACTTCATTTTTTCTAACACCATTAATTTTTATATTAACTCCACTAATATATATAATAAACAAAATAATAAAAAAAATATTAAATCTCTTTAAAGTTAAGACTAGTTACCAAATGACTAAAGAGAGCATAAAAAATATGCTCTCTTTAGCAGGAAGTTTAGGAATTTTAAAAAACGACTCTAGAATATTTATGCAAAAAATGTTAGACATAGATCAAGTAAGAGCTTCTGAGATCATGACTCATAGAACAGAAGTTTTTTCACTCTCAAGTTCATCAAAGCTAAAAGATGTAATCAAATTGATCAAAGAAGAAGGATACTCTAGAATTCCTATATATAAAAGACAAAGCAGAGAACAGATAATTGGAATTTTAATAGCTAAAGATCTCATAGAAGTCAATAAAAAAGATATGAATAAAAATGTTTCTCAATTTATTAAACCAGCTGTATTTGTACAACAAAACAAAAGAATAAAAGACATACTAGATATTATGAGAAAAAAACAAAAAATAATGGCAATCGTAATTGACGAGTACGGTGGTTTTTCAGGAATACTTACAATAGAAGACATAGTAGAAAAAATTTTAGGAGCAATATCTGACGAATACGACATTAAAGAGGAAAAGCCTCTGATTACCCAAATCAACGAAAATACTTACTCAATACTTGGAGAAACTACCTTTGACGAAATTGAAGAGACAATTGGGATATCTATTAAACACAAAGAATATACAAATACAATTGGGGGATACTTAATAGATCTACTTGACAAAATACCAACAAAAAACGAAACCGTAAAAACAAATGATGGAGAATATTTTATTAAGGAAATTCAGAATAATAAAATCGAAACAATAACTTTTATCAAATCCAAAAAGTAG
- the hflK gene encoding FtsH protease activity modulator HflK, whose product MFDIKKFFNKTYEYLIIIITLILISIIVIANIFIVGPSEEAIVLRLGKLNRTLDSGIHVKIPLIEEKFIVPVKIVQEIKFGFIISPNDIRENNNASDESMIITGDLNIINIEWLVQYKIRDPYSFKFKVEDPETTIKDIAKSSMNRLIGDNTIFEIINDNRVGVTEGVKSSMNEIIDNYNLGIDVVQVQIRNALPPKGKVYEAFEDVNIAIQDKNKYINEGKKEFNQIVPKIKGEALKVIEEARGYKESRINNALADTEIFNAILDAYLKNPDITKERLYNETMKEILENKDNIELIDKNFKNFLPFKEVK is encoded by the coding sequence ATGTTTGACATAAAAAAATTTTTTAATAAAACTTACGAATATTTAATAATTATTATTACCTTAATACTAATATCAATAATAGTTATTGCAAACATATTCATAGTAGGGCCATCAGAAGAAGCAATTGTGCTTCGTCTTGGCAAGCTTAACAGAACTCTTGATTCAGGAATACATGTGAAGATTCCATTAATTGAAGAAAAATTTATTGTACCCGTAAAAATAGTCCAAGAAATTAAATTTGGATTTATAATATCTCCAAACGATATTAGAGAAAATAATAATGCAAGCGACGAAAGCATGATTATTACTGGAGATTTAAATATAATAAACATTGAATGGTTAGTGCAATACAAAATAAGAGATCCTTACTCATTCAAATTTAAAGTAGAAGATCCTGAGACAACAATTAAAGATATTGCAAAGTCATCAATGAATAGATTGATTGGGGATAATACTATTTTTGAAATAATAAATGACAACAGAGTGGGAGTAACAGAAGGGGTAAAATCTTCTATGAATGAAATAATAGATAATTATAATTTGGGCATTGATGTAGTACAAGTGCAAATTAGAAATGCCCTACCCCCAAAAGGAAAAGTTTACGAGGCTTTTGAAGATGTAAACATTGCCATTCAAGACAAAAATAAATACATAAACGAAGGGAAAAAAGAATTTAATCAAATAGTTCCCAAAATTAAAGGTGAAGCATTAAAGGTTATTGAAGAAGCCAGAGGATACAAAGAAAGCAGAATAAACAATGCATTAGCAGACACAGAAATTTTTAATGCCATACTAGACGCTTACCTGAAAAATCCCGATATTACAAAAGAAAGGCTTTACAATGAAACCATGAAAGAAATACTTGAAAACAAAGATAACATTGAGCTAATTGACAAAAACTTCAAAAATTTTCTACCATTTAAAGAGGTAAAATAA
- the hflC gene encoding protease modulator HflC has protein sequence MKFIINLLLSAAKIITFTVIVCLTILSIFQPIYILKENEISITTRLGKIQRTESLAGLKYKIPLIENVQIFPKIILRWDGEPQRIPTGGEEKQLIWIDTTARWKIADINKFYTTIKTMSRAYVRIDAAIEPAVRGVIAKYPLLEIIRSSNDPIQRLSNGVLTPQETKINGIYKITKGRKIIEKEIIRIANNNTKDIGIEIVDVLIRKVTYDPSLIESVNNRMISERQQIAEEQRSMGLAEKTEILGSIEKEKLRILSEAKATAAKIKAEGDREAAKIYSNTYGKNIEFYKFWQALESYKTVLKDKRKIFSTDMDFFQYLHKRN, from the coding sequence ATGAAATTTATAATAAATCTTTTATTATCTGCTGCAAAAATTATAACCTTTACAGTAATAGTTTGCTTGACTATTTTGTCTATTTTTCAGCCAATTTATATTTTGAAAGAAAATGAAATTTCAATAACCACTCGACTTGGAAAAATTCAAAGAACTGAAAGTTTAGCTGGACTTAAATACAAAATCCCATTAATTGAAAATGTGCAAATATTTCCCAAAATCATTCTTAGATGGGATGGAGAACCTCAAAGAATCCCAACAGGGGGTGAAGAAAAGCAATTAATATGGATTGATACAACGGCTAGATGGAAAATTGCAGACATAAATAAATTTTATACAACAATAAAAACAATGAGCAGAGCTTACGTTAGAATTGACGCAGCAATTGAACCCGCTGTTAGAGGAGTTATTGCAAAATATCCTTTGCTTGAAATTATAAGAAGCTCAAACGATCCAATTCAACGTTTGTCTAATGGAGTGCTAACGCCACAAGAAACAAAAATTAATGGTATTTATAAAATAACAAAAGGAAGAAAAATAATCGAAAAAGAAATAATTCGTATAGCAAACAATAATACTAAAGATATCGGAATTGAAATTGTAGACGTACTAATAAGAAAAGTTACTTATGATCCAAGCCTTATTGAATCTGTAAACAACAGAATGATTTCAGAAAGACAACAAATCGCAGAAGAACAAAGAAGTATGGGATTAGCTGAAAAAACAGAAATTCTTGGAAGCATAGAAAAAGAAAAACTAAGAATATTAAGCGAAGCAAAAGCCACTGCTGCAAAAATAAAAGCTGAAGGAGATCGAGAAGCCGCAAAAATTTATTCAAATACATATGGCAAAAATATTGAATTTTACAAATTCTGGCAAGCATTAGAAAGCTACAAAACAGTATTAAAAGATAAAAGAAAAATTTTCTCAACAGATATGGATTTCTTTCAATACCTTCATAAAAGAAATTGA
- the rsmD gene encoding 16S rRNA (guanine(966)-N(2))-methyltransferase RsmD — MFFKIVLKFLFMYVSSGKYKGKKILFPKNGSVRPVMSLVREAFFSIIFKDIVNSKFLDVFAGTGIMSIEALSRGASLVHLVECDKKIKITLVKNFSFVEEFYKFFFQRAEDFLGKKDLFYDFIYLDPPFNYKNKINLLEIILKGKVLNDKVNIIMHYPSGEDLDINTSKFSVYNLKRYGGSKLIFLRIL; from the coding sequence TTGTTTTTTAAAATTGTTTTAAAATTTTTATTTATGTATGTAAGTTCGGGTAAATATAAAGGTAAAAAAATTTTGTTTCCCAAAAATGGTTCTGTTCGTCCCGTTATGTCTCTTGTCAGAGAGGCCTTTTTTTCTATTATTTTCAAGGATATTGTTAATTCAAAATTTTTGGATGTTTTTGCGGGTACTGGCATAATGTCTATTGAGGCTCTTAGCAGAGGGGCTAGTCTTGTCCATCTTGTTGAATGTGATAAAAAAATTAAAATTACATTAGTTAAAAATTTTAGTTTTGTTGAGGAATTTTATAAATTCTTTTTTCAAAGAGCAGAGGATTTTTTGGGCAAAAAAGATCTTTTTTATGATTTTATTTATCTTGATCCCCCTTTTAATTATAAAAATAAGATTAATTTGCTTGAGATTATTTTAAAAGGTAAAGTTTTAAATGATAAAGTTAATATCATTATGCATTATCCTTCTGGTGAAGATTTGGACATAAATACATCAAAATTTTCAGTTTATAATTTAAAAAGGTATGGAGGATCAAAACTTATTTTTTTGAGAATATTGTAG
- a CDS encoding UTP--glucose-1-phosphate uridylyltransferase, producing MKGIILAAGYGTRFLPITKTIPKEMLPILNKPAIDYIIQEFIDSGIKDILLISSRRKKVLEDYFDREIELENVFLKENKKDELEKIKNKKINISFIRQKEMLGTGNALLYAKPWINKEPVIVAYPDDLYIGNPPLSLQLIKLHEKTGKNIISIIENPENINRYGVIDLYKDEIHVKNIVEKPKIGSEPSNKASIGRFLYNYEFFEHLEEGFKLHQKGEYYHIYALKRLMDQKKVLYKNIKGKRIDIGTLEGYLEAIINSVKKDKNLMEIIKKGINEND from the coding sequence ATGAAAGGCATTATTCTGGCAGCTGGGTATGGAACAAGATTTTTGCCAATAACAAAAACAATTCCAAAAGAAATGTTGCCAATTTTAAACAAACCAGCCATAGATTATATTATTCAAGAATTTATCGATTCAGGAATAAAAGACATTTTATTAATAAGCTCAAGACGAAAAAAAGTTCTTGAAGATTATTTTGACAGAGAAATTGAACTTGAAAATGTTTTTTTAAAAGAAAATAAAAAAGATGAATTAGAAAAGATTAAAAACAAAAAAATTAACATAAGCTTTATAAGGCAAAAAGAAATGTTGGGCACAGGAAATGCGTTACTTTATGCAAAACCCTGGATAAATAAAGAACCTGTAATTGTGGCTTACCCTGACGACCTTTACATTGGAAATCCACCATTAAGCTTGCAATTAATCAAACTTCATGAAAAAACTGGAAAGAATATAATATCTATAATTGAAAATCCAGAAAATATAAACAGATACGGAGTAATAGATCTCTACAAAGACGAAATCCATGTAAAAAACATTGTTGAAAAACCAAAAATTGGGAGCGAGCCTAGCAATAAAGCATCTATTGGAAGATTTTTGTACAATTATGAGTTTTTTGAACATTTGGAAGAAGGATTTAAACTACATCAAAAAGGTGAATACTATCACATTTATGCCTTAAAAAGGCTAATGGATCAAAAAAAGGTATTATATAAAAATATTAAAGGGAAAAGAATTGACATAGGAACTCTTGAAGGTTATTTAGAGGCAATAATAAATTCTGTAAAAAAAGATAAAAATTTAATGGAAATTATAAAAAAAGGAATAAATGAAAACGATTAA
- a CDS encoding tetratricopeptide repeat protein yields MRIYLFLNKNCKIFILFLILIFNSKLAYSQRLIRIGKEEMKNKNYIQAIETLSDAIKKYPKVQLGYYFLSIAYRENNQLTEAEGALLDGIAVGGEIDYILYYELGNIMFNRGEGYYPLAIKYYSNSIKSRPNYDSALLNRANAYVQQGKITSKEKEYQKAWDSYTMAIHDYSQFITLRSKTEKKDSILLIISYLRNEKINLEKLDKSLKGRTEHIVYAKEDKNQILKDSFKDNLETNSLIELEKLNWQEELYIDE; encoded by the coding sequence ATGAGGATTTATTTATTTTTAAATAAAAATTGCAAAATTTTTATTTTATTTTTAATTTTAATATTTAATTCAAAATTGGCATATTCTCAAAGGCTAATTAGAATCGGCAAAGAGGAGATGAAAAACAAAAATTACATTCAAGCAATCGAAACACTAAGCGATGCCATTAAAAAATACCCCAAAGTACAACTCGGCTATTACTTTTTATCAATAGCATACAGAGAAAATAACCAACTAACAGAAGCAGAAGGAGCATTGCTTGATGGAATTGCAGTAGGGGGTGAAATCGATTACATACTATATTATGAATTAGGCAATATAATGTTTAACAGAGGAGAAGGTTACTATCCCCTAGCAATAAAATATTATTCTAATTCTATTAAAAGTAGGCCTAATTATGACAGCGCCCTACTAAACAGAGCTAATGCCTATGTTCAACAGGGCAAAATAACATCTAAAGAAAAAGAATACCAAAAGGCTTGGGACTCTTATACTATGGCTATCCATGACTACTCGCAATTTATTACCCTTAGATCAAAAACAGAAAAAAAAGATAGCATTTTACTTATAATAAGTTATTTAAGAAATGAAAAAATTAATCTTGAAAAACTTGACAAAAGTTTAAAGGGACGAACCGAGCATATTGTATACGCAAAAGAAGATAAAAATCAAATACTTAAAGATAGTTTTAAAGACAACCTAGAAACAAATTCTTTAATTGAACTAGAAAAACTTAATTGGCAAGAGGAGTTATATATAGATGAATAA